CTGTCCTCCTTAAGATAGCTCCTATTGCCGGAATTATCTTATTTAGCGAAGACGAATCGTTTTCAGTATTTTTTTCAGGAAAAGTCATTTTTTCAGGCTTTGCAAAATACTCTACATCGACGCCAAGAATGCCTTGAAGATATTTGTCCATCTCCTTTATCTGCGAACCTCCGCCTATAAGGACAACCCTATGTATTATTCCCGAAATTTTTCTTGTACGGAAATAGTTGATGACTCTTGATATTTCAGCTCCGAGAGAGTCACAATAATCTGTCATGAGTATTGCTTTATCAAAGTTGAATCCGTTTAGGCTATTATTATTGAAAAGCTCCTTTGTCATTGCAAGGCCCATGGTAATTTTTTTGTGTTCAGCCTCTTTGAGTTCCAAATGGTTTTCCCTTGCTAATCGTTTGGTGGCTTCTTCCCCGCCAAGGTCCGAATTGAAGCTTGCGAAATATTTGTTGTTTTTGAAAATGGTAAGCAGGGTTAACTGCGCCCCTATATCTACAACAAGAACATTCTCATCCGGATAAGGAATGTAGTTCTCCATAAATCTGCTGAGACAGTCCGAATATATGTTAATGGATTTAATGGCGCATCCACATTTTTTTGATGTTGTAATATAGCTGTTTATAATATCTCGGGGCACTGCTGCCACAAGGGTATTCAAACTGTCATCATTATCTTCATTGCCTATGGAGAGAACACGATAGTCGACTACGAAATCATCTACGGAATAAGGGAGAAATTGTTCTATTTCAAATTTGGACATATCGTGGAGTTCGGCGAGATTGGCTTTTGGAAGCACTCTTTCGCGTAAAACTGCCTTGTTTGTGTTTATGACCACATGAAATTTTTTTTTGTTTATTTTATTGGCTTTAAATACTTCCTTAAGAAATGGCGCTATTACTTCATAGTTAAGGGCATCGTTAGGCAAAAATGACTTATCAGGGGTATCTATGACAGTATGGTCCTTGATGATAAATTTACCTATGGAATAATTGCCAGAGACAATTTTTGTTGAATATTTGCCTATTTCCAGACCTACCAGTGTTTCGTTGAACATATTTATTCCATCCCCTCCGGAT
This genomic interval from Peptostreptococcaceae bacterium contains the following:
- the pilM gene encoding pilus assembly protein PilM produces the protein MFNETLVGLEIGKYSTKIVSGNYSIGKFIIKDHTVIDTPDKSFLPNDALNYEVIAPFLKEVFKANKINKKKFHVVINTNKAVLRERVLPKANLAELHDMSKFEIEQFLPYSVDDFVVDYRVLSIGNEDNDDSLNTLVAAVPRDIINSYITTSKKCGCAIKSINIYSDCLSRFMENYIPYPDENVLVVDIGAQLTLLTIFKNNKYFASFNSDLGGEEATKRLARENHLELKEAEHKKITMGLAMTKELFNNNSLNGFNFDKAILMTDYCDSLGAEISRVINYFRTRKISGIIHRVVLIGGGSQIKEMDKYLQGILGVDVEYFAKPEKMTFPEKNTENDSSSLNKIIPAIGAILRRTGNE